CTATCGGCTCCGGATGGAACGATGCGTGCTTCGCCAACCGCCGCAAAGACAAGGACCGCAGGAAGGGAAGAGATTGAGCCGACATGATCGGAAGCCGCCCCGGTAACCTTGACCGGTTACGTTAAAACCGGGTTCGCATTGCGGTTCGCCGGCGGATCGCTACCGTCAAATCGTCGCTCAGGCTGGCCAGCGAAGCCGCACTTCCGGCCAGAATTTCAACGAGGCGACACGGGACCGCCGGGGTTTTGTCGCGTCTGGCGGTCCCACCCTTGCGGTCCGCAGCTTTGAACCCCCGGACCGGCAATTTCCCGCCTTCAGCGCCTTGTCTGCCCAGCCGTCCTCGCCTAGAACTCGCCCCGACCGCGGGTCCGATGAATCACCCGAAATGGCGCCTGGAGAGGTGGCAGAGTGGTCGAATGCACCGCACTCGAAATGCGGCATAGGTGCAAGCCTATCGGGGGTTCGAATCCCTCCCTCTCCGCCAGATGTCTGTGTAGGGCTGTTCACCGAAGTTCACGCTAGTTCAAGAAGTCATTGCAGCGCAGGCATTAACTGAATTTTTAGGTTCACGGGCGTTTCCCGGTGTTCACCCTTGTCAAGCCAATCCGGTAGGGCCAAGGGTAGGGCCAGAACACCGGAGTGCTTGTCATGGCCCGCCTGTACGACCGCCTTTCACCCACCACCGTCAAAGCGAAAGACCTTGCGCCCGGCCGATATCCGGATGGTGGGAACCTTTACCTCAATGTCGGCGGTGAGGGCCAACGGCGATGGACGTTCCTCTACAAGGAGCGAGCCACAGGGCGGCCCCGTGAGATGGGATTGGGCAGCGCTGGCAAGGCCGGTGTCACCCTAGCCGAAGCCCGCCGCAAGGCCGCTGCGGCCCGCTCGTTGTTGGCCGATGGAGTTGACCCGCTCACCGACAAGCGCAATCGGCGGGCGTCGGTGAGCGTCGCCTTTGGCGTCTATGCTGACCGCTATGTGAAGAGCGTGGTGGAGAAAGAGGCGAAGAACGCAAAGCACGTTGATCAATGGAAAATGACGCTGGAGATTTACGCCAAGACATTGCGACCGAAGCCGCTGGACCAAATCACGACCGAAGATGTCCTTTCAGTGCTGCGGCCGATTTGGGACTCAAAGCGCGAAACCGCCTCCCGCCTTCGCGGTCGCATCGCCCGCGTTCTTGACGCGGCGAAGGTTGACAAGCTCCGCAGCGGCGACAATCCCGCAGCGTGGACCGGACACCTTGACAAGCTCCTTTCGAAGAAGCGCGAGAAAACCGCCAACCACAAGGCGATTCCATACCCTGAGCTTCCGGCGTTCATGGCCGAACTACGCCAGCGCAACAGCATTTCGGCGCTCGCGCTTGAATTCACCGTTTTTACGGTGGCCCGGACTGGCGACACAATCGGCGCGCGGTGGTCGGAATTTGATATCGCCCGTAAGGTTTGGATCGTGTCCGGCGAGCGCATGAAGGCCGGTAAAGAGCATCGCGTTCCGCTAACGGATCGCGCAATCGAGATTCTGGAATCGCTCCGCACGTCGAACACGAAGCCAACCGACTATGTGTTCCCCGGTGCGCAGCGCGGCAAACCGCTCTCGAATATGTCGATGCTCGAATTACTGCGGGGCATGCGAAGCGGAGTCACGGTGCATGGATTCCGCAGCGCCTTCAGCGATTGGTGCGGCAACGAGACTGCACACGATGCCGAAACGCGCGAGTTCTCTTTGGCGCACGTTATCGGCAACAAGGCCGAAGCCGCGTACCGTCGCGGCGACTCGCTGGAAAAGCGCCGCGCGCTCTTGTCCGATTGGTCCACCTATCTGCGGTCCAAGGGCTAGAGCTTCGTTACTGGAATCTCAAACGCGCGGCGGCCTAGGGTGCACGGAAACGAACCCACGTTTCCCGGAGTCGCGCCGTGTCCGATGTTATTGCTTTTGAGGATCGTGCCTTCACGTTCGATGAAGCGTGCCGCGATCATCTGCGGATTTCGCGAGGCACCGGATACAAACTTGTAAAGGCCGGGCGGCTTGAAATTGTCAAGCTGGGAACGCGCACCATTGTCACCGGCCGCGCTATCCGGAAGTGCCGGGGTGAATGCGAAGCTAACGCATGACCCTGCCGAAACCTCGCCCATGCTTGCGCCGCGTGCAAGCCGCCGTAGATTCGCTGCTATCCGCTGAATTCTTTTCAGCAAGTGAACTGGACTCATTCGCGCGCCGCGATACCTATCCAGACGCCGCGTCATATCTGGCGAAACTCGCCGACGCGCGATTCGACCTAATTTCTCGACTCTACGAATCTCAGCCGGTATTAGCGCCCTACCGTTTCGCCGTCGTATTCGGCGTGATCCCTTTCGATAGAAATTTACCACGAACCTACACCGTCGCCGATCTTCGCGAGAAGGGCACGCAGGAAGCGAACCTTGCGCTGATCGCGCTGGGCGAACAATCCGATTGGGATTCCATGAATCGCAGGGAGCGAGCGGTGTTCGTGTTGCGGCGCTTGGTTCGCGCGATGCGTGATCGTTAGTCCTGCTTCGTACGATCATCGCTAGAGCTTCGTTACTGGAACCGCCGCGACGCCATGGGCCACAATTTCATCTCGTAAAATATTTTGAGATGAACCCACGTGACTCAAGAGACTGAAATCCAGCGCAGGGCAGTAAGCGGACATCGGGCATCGATCCTCGCAGCTCTGCGTGATCACGGCGTGGACCGCAGGATAATTGCACATCTCGAAATATGGGATGACGGCTTCGCTCGTAACGTGGCTGTCATTCTCCACTATAAGCGGCTGCGTGACATCGGCGTTCCAT
The sequence above is drawn from the Bradyrhizobium sediminis genome and encodes:
- a CDS encoding helix-turn-helix domain-containing protein; this translates as MSDVIAFEDRAFTFDEACRDHLRISRGTGYKLVKAGRLEIVKLGTRTIVTGRAIRKCRGECEANA
- a CDS encoding tyrosine-type recombinase/integrase → MARLYDRLSPTTVKAKDLAPGRYPDGGNLYLNVGGEGQRRWTFLYKERATGRPREMGLGSAGKAGVTLAEARRKAAAARSLLADGVDPLTDKRNRRASVSVAFGVYADRYVKSVVEKEAKNAKHVDQWKMTLEIYAKTLRPKPLDQITTEDVLSVLRPIWDSKRETASRLRGRIARVLDAAKVDKLRSGDNPAAWTGHLDKLLSKKREKTANHKAIPYPELPAFMAELRQRNSISALALEFTVFTVARTGDTIGARWSEFDIARKVWIVSGERMKAGKEHRVPLTDRAIEILESLRTSNTKPTDYVFPGAQRGKPLSNMSMLELLRGMRSGVTVHGFRSAFSDWCGNETAHDAETREFSLAHVIGNKAEAAYRRGDSLEKRRALLSDWSTYLRSKG